CATGGGTAGGCGCGAGCGGAAAGTGCAAACTATTTTTGAGTCAATGATGTCCAAATTGTTTTATAAAATAGTATCTATATTTACCGGCGTAAAATTGAATAGTATGCATAGCGATTTTTTTGTTATAAATAAAAAGGTTATAAATCATATAACAAAAAATGAAGATAAAGTAAAATTTCTGAGACTGATTAAATTAAACAACGGCTTTTCAAAATGCGATTATTTATATATGCCTATCGGTAAAGAAAACTATAAAAGAACATTTTTACAAAATGTAAATTTTACTATAGATATTATAGTAAATTATTCAAATAGATTAATTAGAACAGCAACCATATTATCGTTATTTGCATCTACTTTAAATTTATTTTATATTTTGTATGTATTGATAAGCTATATCTTAAATAAAAATGTAGCAAGCGGATGGACTTCTTCAAATTTGTATACTTCTTTTACTTTCTTTATACTTTTTTTGGTATTGGCTATTTTGGGAGAACATATAAGGATAATAATTCAAAATCAAAAAAATACTCCATTATATGAAATTTCAGATGAAAAAAGTAGTTTGACGTTATTTTCGTCTAAAAAAAATGTAGATAAAGAGTAAAATAGGGATTTTGAAGCATATGAAAAAATATGATTGTATCGTCATAGGCGGAGGCTTCTTCGGTTCAACGCTAGGGATGTTTTTGAAAGAATATTTTGATGATGTCGTCGTAATAGAACAAGAAGACGATATATTAAAGAGGGCTAGCTATGTAAATCAAGCAAGAGTTCATATGGGATACCATTATCCAAGAAGCTTGGTAACAGCCTTAAGATCAATGGCGAATTTCCCTAAATTTATAAGAGATTTTGCGAAAGCTATTAAAGATGACTTTGATAAATATTACGCAATTGCAAGAATCGGCTCCAAAGTAAATTCTAAACAGTTTTATGAAATGTATAAAAAGATAGGGGCTCCAATAAAAGTAGCCCCCGGCAGTATCAAGGCGATGTTTGACGATAGGCTTATAGAGGATGTCTTTAGAGTGAAAGAATTTGCATTTGACGCAAAAATTTTAAAAGAAATTATACAAGAAAAATATATTGAAACAAAATGCGAGCTGAGACTAAATACTACCGTTTATGGTATTGAAAATGGAAACGATGGATATATAAGCGTGAATTTAAAAGAAGATGAAAGCATCTGTGCAAAATTTGTATTTAATTGCACTTATTCGGGGCTGAATACTATTTTGCAACATTCCAATCTGCCGTTGTTAAATTTAAAACATGAAATCACGGAGATGTCTCTTATAGAGATGCCGGATGAGTTGAAAAATTTTTCTATTACCGTTATGGACGGTCCATTTTTTTCAATCATGCCGTTTCCTTCAAAAGGATTAAATACATTTAGCCATGTAAGATATACCCCGCACGGTAGCTGGACTGATCGCGAGGAATACCATAATGGATATGATGTTCTTAACTCGTATCATAAGAGATCAAATTTTAAATATATGATTAACGATGCAAAAAGATATATTCCGATGCTTGAAGATGTGATTTATAAAGATAGTATATTTGAAGTAAAGACCGTATTGGTTAAAAATGAGATGAATGACGGAAGGCCTATTTTATTTACCAAGGACTACGGGATAAAAAATTTTTCAAATATAATGGGCGGAAAGATAGATAATATTTATGATATACTCGATACTATAAAAGAAGCCAAAGATTTTTTGGGTGTTAAAAAAAGAAATTTTTGGAATATTTTTTCAAATATTTAAGATAGATCATGTTTGTACCCGATATAGAAATAACGATACCCGTTTTAAACGAAGAAAAGACTTTAAAAAATCAAATTCTGAAAATAATAGAATTTTTAGATAAGGATTGCGGTCACTATGGACAAATAGGGCTTGTTATATCGGATAATGGTTCAAATGATAGAACAAGCTATATAGCGCAGGAATTTCAAGAAAATGACCCTAGGATAAGATATTTAAGGCTTGAAGAAAAGGGTGTCGGTAGGGCATTAAAAGCTTCGTGGCTAAGTAGTAAGGCCGGTATAATAGGTTACATGGATCTTGATCTGTCTACGGATATTGAGCATTTGCATCAGGTGTTTGATGCGCTTTTAAGCGATAAATACGATATGGTTGCAGGAACGAGGCTCGCAAAAGAATCCGTCGTTACGGGAAGGTCGATCATTAGAAATTTTACGAGTAGAATTTTTAATGAAATTATAAGTTTAAGCTTTCGTGGAAATTTTACGGACGGAATGTGCGGGTTTAAATTTTTAAAAAGAGATATATTGGAAGTTTTAATAGAGAATGGGGTGGATAATAATGGCTGGTTTTTCTCTACGGAGCTTTTGGTCGTTGCCGACTACAAGAAATTTAGAATTTTAGATCTACCTATTAGGTGGACGGACGATCCAAACTCTAAAGTAAAAATTATTAAACTATCCATAGAATATCTTAAAGCGATTTTTAATTTAAAAAAAAGATTAAAACAAAATGAAGTCTAAAAAGCTTATTTTAGGGACTGCTTTATGGGGGTGGGCTGTTTCTAAATCCGAAGCATTTTTAATTTTAGACAAATTTGTAGAAGCTGGAAACTATCATATAGATTGCGCTACTAACTATCCAATTAATGGAAATATAAAAGATTTTGGTTTGGCTTTAAAATGGCTATTGCAATGGTGTAATCTTAATAAAAATGCTATTTCGCTATTGGTCAAAATAGGATCTATCAATAACCTAGGAACTTCTTTTGTAGATTTGAGTAAAGATCATATTTTAAAAACCTATGATAAATTATTATCAGATTTTAATGATTCATTGGGGTGTATAGCTATCCATTGGGACAATAGAGACAATCGGATTTCAATCAAAGAAACAATATCTGCTTTAAACGAATTAAAAAAGCAAGGTATTGATATTGGTTTATCCGGGATAAAAAATCCTAGGATTTATTATGAATTAATGCCGATATTAGCTGATAGTTGGATTATTCAATGCAAGGAAAATTTGCTAACGAACGAAGCGAGGATAAAATATCAAAAATTTTTTTCGAATGCAACCTACTATGCTTATGGAATCAATATAGGTGGGTTGAAAATTTTATATAACGATAGTATATCGGCAAGAATTAGAAAAATAAAATATCCTATGAAGTTGAAAGAAGCTTTTTTTGATGCTTTAAATACTGATAATATTTTATCTGACATCGGACTTATAAGCATAAATGATATTAATATGTCTTTTATTTATACGAATCTTGCATATGATGGGATAATTATAGGTCCAAGAAATTTAGAACAATTGAATTCAACCCTTAAAACTTTTAATACTTTAAAGTCGTTGGGATTGGGCGATAGGGATAGTCTTGTAAAATTTTTAAAAGAACTACAAGATACTATAAAAGCATAAAAAAATGGTATCTTAAATTTTGATTATTTCCTTAGTAGCATTTTTAGCTGATACAATTGACTTACAAATTATAAAAATAATTATGCTAAACAGTAAAAGAGGATTCATCAAAACCTCCAATGAAGCCCCCAGTTTAAAGATGTAATTTTTTGGTACTAATAAAAAGACGCTTGCAATAATTATCGGCATAAAGAATTTTGACTTTATATCAAATCGTAATGAAAGAAGCAGAAATATAAAAAATATTGTCATATAATACGTTGCAAAGATTGATGATATAAGAACATATAGCGAAGAAATTAAAAATATAAAGTCAAAGCTGGTGATTCTGCGTTTAATAAATAGATATATAGATAAAATACCAATAAAACTTAAAGAGATAAAAATTATTTTATTAATAACTTCTATATTGTTAAATTTTAGAATTTTAAATATCCCAAGTAGAGAGTTATTAAAGTTTATATCTTGATTCCCTAAAACGGATAATTTATAATAAATTTTAATCCCTTTCTTAAAATTTTCAAAAGTATAGTCGGAATATAAATAATTTGCAAAATTTAAAAAAGTGCCAAATAATAAAATAGCAACTAAGCCTGAAAATATAATTCCTATCAAGCCTTTTTTAAATCCGTATATAAAAAACAATAAGCCTAGAAAAAATGCATTGGGGCGCATATTAAACATTATTGCCATAAGCATTATTGGTATAATTATAGAATTTTTTCTAAAAACATTATAAAGGAAAAATATCGTCGTAAAATTTGTTACAATCGAATATATATGACCGCGGGTGAGGGTAAAAAGCATAGGATAACTAAACAAAACCACTATAAGTAAAAGTGGTCGCTCTTTCTTATCTTTACCAAAAAAGAACGCCAATATATATATTGAACTAAATGTTATTATATAAAATAATGCCAGTAATAAATTAGGATCGTTATGCTTTATAATTCTTGCGTTTATAAGTGATATAATAGTTGCGAGTGGGGGAAGATGGAAATGGGTAAGTTCTCCCGACTGCAATTTGTCTAAGGATCCGTAAGGATTGTCTGTATAATAGCTTTGAAAAAGTTGAGACCATTGACGATAATCTATGTTTTCATTTTGAAGGTAGCTTAGCGCGACTTTGATTAAGTCCGCGTGTAGATCTTGCGGAGTGAATAAAAAAGTGGTATACGGATAGCTTTCTGCATAAGATACTGATAAAAAGTTGAAAAAGGCATTTAAAAAAGTAAAAAGCACAATCATGTAAAACCATACGTTTGCTTTATTAAAATCCAGTTCGATAGTAAATTTATTCATTACTTATTTCCTTCATTCATCGCGCTAATTAATTTCGATGAATGATTGGTTTGATTGATTAAAAAGAACATAAGCACATAGGACCTATTAGCCCAAAAGCCCCGCGCCTTTTACCTTCTGCGAGCGATCCGCTGCGTAGATCCTCTTCCCGCCTACTACTTTGCCGCCCTCGATTTTGCCGCCCTTTACGTCGTATTTCCAGATCGGCGCGGCCGCCTTGAAATCCTCCACAAACTCGTTTATTAGCGCCAGAGCGACCTTGCGCTGCGGGCTTACGACGCCTGCGACGTAGGAGCTTTCGTGGATAGGCACGCCCCCGTTTGAATGCGCAAAAAGCACGAATGCGCCCTGTGTCGCGGCCTTTTGCTGCCACACTTCGAACCAAGTTCGCAAAATCGGCTCGTATATATCGAAGCTAAGCGCGCAGATGCCGCCCTCGTCGCGCACGATGCCTACGAAAGTAATGAACGCGCCGCAATTTGCGTCCTTAAATTTAGCGTACCAGCGCGATAAAATCGCATCTACGTTCAGGCTACCCTCATAAATTTCAGGCCCGATCCCACTTAAAATTTCCGGATTAAATTTAGCCTCGCTCATCGCCGCCTCCTAAGCTTAGCCGCCGCAAACGGGAGGTAGAAGGCTCACGCGATCGCCGGATTTAAGCGCAAAATTCGCATCATAAATCATCTTATCATTTACCGCCACGGCGCAGTTTGCAAGCCACTCCCGCAGACTTTCGTCCTTTTGCAGCTCCGCTTTTACCTCTTGCAAGGAGTTTGCGTTTAGGTGCAGGGACTCGCGTCCGATCGGCCCTAAAAATTCTATCTCTACCATTTTTATCCTTTTTTAAAGATTGGGCGATTTTAACCAAAAATTCATAAAATTTTATATAATTGCGTAAAAATTTAATGAGGAAAAACGATGAAAATCGATGAAATTTCGACCCCCGCCTACGTGTGCGAGGAGCAAAAACTGGTAAAAAATTTAGAAATTTTACGCGGCGTAGGCGAGCGAAGCGGCGCAAAAATTCTATGCGCACTAAAAGGCTTTGCGTTTAGCTTCGCGATGCCTTACATTGACAGATACCTCTGGGGTGCGACTTGCAGCGGTCTGCATGAGGCGAAATTTGCCGCGGAATTTATCAAAAACGGCGAAATCCACACATACTCGCCCGCGTTTAAAGAGGATGATTTGGATGAAATTTTAAAAATTTCAAACCATGTCGTGTTCAATAGCGCCGCGCAGTGGCAAAAATACCGCGCAAAGGCGCTCTCTGCGGGAGCATCGTGTGGACTACGGCTAAATCCGCAAACTTCCTTCGCGCCCAAAGACGCTTACAATCCGTGCGGCAGCTTTAGCAGGCTCGGGATGAGGCTTGAAGCGCTGCAGCGGGCGATTTTGCAAGACGGCGAGTTTTTGCGCGGCATCTCGGGGCTGCATTTTCACGCGCTGTGCGAAGAGAGCGCACAGAGCCTAGGGCGGGTGCTTGAGGTTTTCGAGGCGAAATTTAGCAAGTATTTTAGAGCCCTAAAGTGGCTAAATTTCGGCGGCGGCCATCACATCACGCGCGCAGGCTACGATGTGGAGCTGCTAATAGATCTGATCAAAAAATTTCGCGAAAAATACGGGCTTGAAATTTATCTTGAGCCGGGCGAAGCGGTCGGCTGGGAGTGCGGATATTTAGTTGCTAGCGTGCTTGACATCGTAGAAAACGGCGCTAAAATCGCTATCTTAGACGCTTCTTCTGAAGCTCATATGCCCGATACCGTGCTGATGCCGTATCGTCCTGCGGTGCGCGGCGAGAGCAAGAGCGGTAAATTTAGCTATCGCTTCGGCGGAAATACCTGCCTCGCGGGCGACGTCGTAGGGCTTGAGAGCGGACAGCCCGAGTATAAATTTGACGCGCCGCTAAACATCGGCGATCGGGTGATTTTCGAGGATCAGATCCACTACACGATCGTGAAAAACACGACCTTTAACGGCATCAAGCTGCCCGATCTCGTCTTGGCGGACGAGTGCGGAGAGGTTTTGGCAATCAAAAAATTCGGCTACGACGAGTATGCGCGGCGAAACTAGCGCCGCACTTAATGCAAAAATGTAATTTTGCTTTGTAAGAAAATTTTTTGCAAAAAATGATATAATCGGCTTGAATTTTATATCTAAGGAAATCCATGAAAAGATTGTTTCTCGCGCTTTTTGCCTGTATTTATGCGCAGGCCGAAGAGAAAAAATATGCCGATATCGTGCAGGGAAATAGTGATGTTTGGGGCAATGCAAGGCTCGAAAACATCGATAGCTACGGCAACGGCTTCGGCCCGATTTTTCTGCAATTTCAAGGACATCTGCAAAGCTCGGGCTTTTTTGCTTGGTTGGCGCTGGGTGCGGTTTTGGGCGTAATCATAGCTTTTATTGGGCACTACGCGATCATAGGACCGAAGCACTTCGATCATCATGCGGGCAAGCCGATCTACGCATTTAATAAATTTGAGCGACTATACCATTTCGTAGCGGCCGTCGCATGGGCGATCTTGGTTCCGACAGGCTTGATTATGATGTTTGGCGAAGAATTCGGCGGCGGTGCTTTCGTGAGATTTTGTAAAAACGCTCACGGACTGGCTACGATAGCGTTTGCAATCTCCGTCGTGCCGATGTTCTTGCTGTGGTTTTGGCGTATGCTACCGCGAGCTTACGATATCAAATGGATGATGATCGTGGGCGGCTATTTAAGCAAAAAGAAGCGCACGATCCCTGCGGGTAAATTTAACGCAGGCCAAAAGGCGTGGTTTTGGGTCGCTACCTTAGGCGGTATAGTGATGATAGCGACGGGTGCGTCAATGTTTTTCCTAGACTACGATATCCCCGCAATGAGAAGTGCGCTAGGTATGA
This sequence is a window from Campylobacter sp.. Protein-coding genes within it:
- a CDS encoding molybdenum cofactor biosynthesis protein MoaE codes for the protein MSEAKFNPEILSGIGPEIYEGSLNVDAILSRWYAKFKDANCGAFITFVGIVRDEGGICALSFDIYEPILRTWFEVWQQKAATQGAFVLFAHSNGGVPIHESSYVAGVVSPQRKVALALINEFVEDFKAAAPIWKYDVKGGKIEGGKVVGGKRIYAADRSQKVKGAGLLG
- a CDS encoding aldo/keto reductase, with translation MKSKKLILGTALWGWAVSKSEAFLILDKFVEAGNYHIDCATNYPINGNIKDFGLALKWLLQWCNLNKNAISLLVKIGSINNLGTSFVDLSKDHILKTYDKLLSDFNDSLGCIAIHWDNRDNRISIKETISALNELKKQGIDIGLSGIKNPRIYYELMPILADSWIIQCKENLLTNEARIKYQKFFSNATYYAYGINIGGLKILYNDSISARIRKIKYPMKLKEAFFDALNTDNILSDIGLISINDINMSFIYTNLAYDGIIIGPRNLEQLNSTLKTFNTLKSLGLGDRDSLVKFLKELQDTIKA
- a CDS encoding glycosyltransferase; this encodes MFVPDIEITIPVLNEEKTLKNQILKIIEFLDKDCGHYGQIGLVISDNGSNDRTSYIAQEFQENDPRIRYLRLEEKGVGRALKASWLSSKAGIIGYMDLDLSTDIEHLHQVFDALLSDKYDMVAGTRLAKESVVTGRSIIRNFTSRIFNEIISLSFRGNFTDGMCGFKFLKRDILEVLIENGVDNNGWFFSTELLVVADYKKFRILDLPIRWTDDPNSKVKIIKLSIEYLKAIFNLKKRLKQNEV
- the nspC gene encoding carboxynorspermidine decarboxylase, which encodes MKIDEISTPAYVCEEQKLVKNLEILRGVGERSGAKILCALKGFAFSFAMPYIDRYLWGATCSGLHEAKFAAEFIKNGEIHTYSPAFKEDDLDEILKISNHVVFNSAAQWQKYRAKALSAGASCGLRLNPQTSFAPKDAYNPCGSFSRLGMRLEALQRAILQDGEFLRGISGLHFHALCEESAQSLGRVLEVFEAKFSKYFRALKWLNFGGGHHITRAGYDVELLIDLIKKFREKYGLEIYLEPGEAVGWECGYLVASVLDIVENGAKIAILDASSEAHMPDTVLMPYRPAVRGESKSGKFSYRFGGNTCLAGDVVGLESGQPEYKFDAPLNIGDRVIFEDQIHYTIVKNTTFNGIKLPDLVLADECGEVLAIKKFGYDEYARRN
- a CDS encoding FAD-dependent oxidoreductase — protein: MKKYDCIVIGGGFFGSTLGMFLKEYFDDVVVIEQEDDILKRASYVNQARVHMGYHYPRSLVTALRSMANFPKFIRDFAKAIKDDFDKYYAIARIGSKVNSKQFYEMYKKIGAPIKVAPGSIKAMFDDRLIEDVFRVKEFAFDAKILKEIIQEKYIETKCELRLNTTVYGIENGNDGYISVNLKEDESICAKFVFNCTYSGLNTILQHSNLPLLNLKHEITEMSLIEMPDELKNFSITVMDGPFFSIMPFPSKGLNTFSHVRYTPHGSWTDREEYHNGYDVLNSYHKRSNFKYMINDAKRYIPMLEDVIYKDSIFEVKTVLVKNEMNDGRPILFTKDYGIKNFSNIMGGKIDNIYDILDTIKEAKDFLGVKKRNFWNIFSNI
- a CDS encoding MoaD/ThiS family protein, which codes for MVEIEFLGPIGRESLHLNANSLQEVKAELQKDESLREWLANCAVAVNDKMIYDANFALKSGDRVSLLPPVCGG
- a CDS encoding formate dehydrogenase subunit gamma; amino-acid sequence: MKRLFLALFACIYAQAEEKKYADIVQGNSDVWGNARLENIDSYGNGFGPIFLQFQGHLQSSGFFAWLALGAVLGVIIAFIGHYAIIGPKHFDHHAGKPIYAFNKFERLYHFVAAVAWAILVPTGLIMMFGEEFGGGAFVRFCKNAHGLATIAFAISVVPMFLLWFWRMLPRAYDIKWMMIVGGYLSKKKRTIPAGKFNAGQKAWFWVATLGGIVMIATGASMFFLDYDIPAMRSALGMSQIEILRASAIIHNFLGAVCAVFLLVHIYMAVFAISGAIHSMIDGHKPEEEVYVLHHYWYRELLDKGQIAKSQFEAKYPRL